A region of Silurus meridionalis isolate SWU-2019-XX chromosome 13, ASM1480568v1, whole genome shotgun sequence DNA encodes the following proteins:
- the LOC124395954 gene encoding extracellular calcium-sensing receptor-like encodes MMEARFSFKAQPESAQCVGFNFRTFRWMQTMIFAIEKINRDNHLLPNITLGYKIYDSCSTPRHALLTAMELMGGREEGSGDAFCQGKVPIVIGDGGSTLSMVVAHFLGVFELPQLSYFSSCACLSDKKLFPAFLRTMPSDYFQVNALTQLVQHFGWTWVGTVAGDDAYGRGGAQIFIDKVSKLGACIAFYEIIPKNHAPAEMARIVERISVSGARVVLVFALEQDAKALFTEALKHNLTGIQWLASEAWITAAILTTPEFQSILQGSMGFGIRRAEIPDLQPFLLRLHPSKFPDDPFVLQFWEEMFGCTPQIAISGTIANKPPCNGSEILADVKSIYSDVSQLRISYNVYKGVYAIAHALEAMLKCVPETGPFPGGVCPDTQTIKPWQLLHYLKKVDFTNEYGEETKFDGNGDAVAMYDLINFQLSETGEVQYATVGTFDETKSTKLLIEEKLIIWNGNQRQVPVSVCSNSCPPGTRKAIRPSFPVCCFDCIICAAGEVSNQTDAIECVTCGPEFWSNLKRNACIPKLVEFLSYGDTMGMALLAVALLGSCTTLAVGLVFAFKRHTPLVRANNSELSFLILSSLWLCFLCALAFIGQPTSWSCQLRHTAFGIAFCLCLSCILGKTMVVLMAFKATLPGSNVMKWFRPPQLRALIFLCTAVQVGICGAWLGLAPPVPRRLMTRESAQIILLCDMGSTLAFSLVLGYIGLLAAICFLLAFFARKLPDNFNEAKFITFSMLIFCAVWIAFVPAYVSSPGKYTVAVEVFAILASSYGLLLCIFAPKCYIILLRPEKNTKKHLIGKP; translated from the exons ATGATGGAGGCACGGTTCTCTTTCAAAGCTCAGCCTGAATCTGCTCAGTGCGTCGG GTTTAATTTCCGGACGTTTCGGTGGATGCAGACAATGATTTTTGCCATAGAAAAGATCAACAGGGACAATCATCTGTTGCCAAACATTACTCTTGGCTACAAGATCTATGACTCGTGTAGTACCCCTCGCCATGCGCTTCTCACCGCCATGGAACTAATGGGGGGGAGAGAGGAAGGGAGTGGAGATGCATTCTGTCAGGGCAAGGTGCCTATTGTCATTGGTGATGGAGGATCCACGCTTTCTATGGTGGTTGCACACTTTCTAGGTGTTTTTGAACTGCCACAG CTCAGCTATTTCTCTAGCTGTGCATGTCTGAGTGATAAGAAGCTATTTCCGGCTTTTCTAAGGACCATGCCGAGTGACTACTTCCAGGTGAATGCCTTAACTCAGCTGGTACAACACTTTGGCTGGACTTGGGTGGGAACAGTAGCTGGAGATGATGCATACGGCCGTGGAGGAGCCCAGATCTTCATCGACAAGGTGTCCAAACTGGGTGCCTGCATTGCTTTTTATGAGATCATTCCCAAAAACCATGCCCCGGCAGAAATGGCACGGATTGTGGAGCGCATAAGTGTCTCGGGGGCTAGAGTGGTGTTGGTCTTTGCTTTGGAGCAGGATGCAAAAGCTCTCTTTACTGAGGCTCTCAAACACAATCTGACTGGGATCCAGTGGCTGGCCAGCGAGGCTTGGATCACAGCTGCAATCCTCACCACACCAGAATTTCAGTCTATCCTGCAGGGCTCAATGGGTTTTGGCATTCGCAGAGCTGAAATCCCCGATTTGCAGCCTTTCCTGCTGCGCCTGCACCCCTCCAAATTCCCAGATGATCCTTTTGTTTTGCAGTTTTGGGAGGAGATGTTTGGCTGCACTCCTCAGATTGCCATCAGTGGGACCATTGCAAACAAGCCCCCTTGTAATGGCTCAGAGATATTAGCTGATGTAAAAAGCATATACTCAGATGTGTCTCAGTTGAGAATCTCCTATAATGTTTATAAAGGAGTGTATGCCATTGCTCATGCTCTGGAAGCAATGCTGAAATGTGTACCAGAGACAGGACCTTTCCCTGGGGGTGTTTGCCCTGACACCCAAACCATAAAGCCATGGCAG CTCCTGCACTATCTAAAAAAAGTGGACTTTACTAATGAGTATGGCGAAGAAACGAAGTTTGATGGAAACGGTGATGCTGTGGCCATGTATGACCTGATCAACTTCCAGCTCTCAGAGACTGGGGAGGTCCAGTATGCCACTGTGGGCACATTTGATGAAACCAAGAGCACTAAATTGCTGATAGAGGAAAAGCTAATCATCTGGAATGGTAACCAGAGACAA GTCCCTGTGTCTGTCTGCAGTAACAGTTGTCCCCCAGGCACCAGGAAAGCCATTAGGCCTAGTTTCCCTGTCTGCTGCTTTGACTGCATtatctgtgcagctggggaggTTAGCAATCAGACAG ATGCCATAGAGTGTGTGACGTGTGGACCTGAGTTCTGGTCCAACCTAAAGAGAAATGCGTGTATACCGAAGCTGGTGGAGTTCCTGTCCTATGGAGACACGATGGGCATGGCACTGCTGGCTGTGGCGTTGCTGGGCTCCTGCACCACACTTGCTGTTGGCCTTGTTTTCGCCTTCAAACGCCACACACCTCTTGTCAGGGCTAACAACTCAGAGCTCAGCTTTCTTATCCTTAGCTCTCTTTGGTTGTGCTTCCTTTGCGCCCTGGCCTTCATTGGACAGCCTACTTCCTGGTCATGCCAGTTACGTCACACAGCTTTTGGCATTGCCTTCTGTCTCTGCCTGTCATGTATTTTAGGAAAGACAATGGTGGTCTTGATGGCATTCAAAGCCACTCTACCAGGTAGCAATGTCATGAAATGGTTCCGACCACCACAACTACGAGCTCTGATCTTCCTGTGTACAGCAGTGCAGGTTGGGATTTGTGGTGCTTGGCTGGGCCTGGCACCTCCGGTCCCACGGAGACTAATGACCCGGGAGTCAGCGCAGATCATCCTGCTGTGTGACATGGGCTCAACGCTCGCCTTCTCTCTGGTTCTGGGCTACATCGGTTTGCTGGCTGCAATCTGCTTCTTGCTGGCTTTTTTTGCCCGGAAACTACCAGACAATTTCAACGAGGCCAAATTCATCACTTTCAGCATGTTGATTTTTTGTGCTGTTTGGATTGCCTTTGTGCCGGCGTACGTCAGCTCTCCTGGAAAGTACACAGTAGCTGTAGAGGTGTTCGCCATCCTGGCTTCCAGTTACGGCCTTTTGCTGTGTATCTTCGCACCAAAGTGTTACATCATTCTGCTCAGGCCGGAGAAGAACACGAAGAAGCACCTCATAGGAAAACCATAG